One genomic region from Microcella humidisoli encodes:
- a CDS encoding cryptochrome/photolyase family protein, with protein sequence MASSPSIVWLRDDLRLADNPALSAAIERGGPTLVVYLLDEDSPGARPLGGASRWWLHGSLRSLADDLAALGGRLTLRRGAASDVIPSLVAETGAGAVYWNRRYGALRDVDAALKVSLRADGLVVESFGASLLHEPWKITSGSGDPYRVFTPFWRACLAAGDPRPPLPAPASIDGLAAAGDDLDDWHLLPTRPDWAAGLREAWTPGEAGALDRLERFIDEGLPLYHRRDEPGIEATSRLSPHLRFGELSPHQVWARVHGPLEPAAAANRAKFLSEIGWREFSYSILFHQPELATVNVRRDFDAFPWGEPDPAELEAWRRGTTGIPIVDAGMRQLWTSGWMHNRVRMIVASLLTKNLLIDWRVGEQWFWDTLVDADEASNAASWQWVAGSGADAAPYFRVFNPVLQAERFDPDRAYVRRWVPEVDGPEYPRPIVDLAASRIEALAAYEAVKAAKSAAR encoded by the coding sequence ATGGCCTCATCCCCCAGCATCGTCTGGTTGCGCGACGACCTGCGCCTCGCGGACAACCCGGCCCTCAGCGCCGCGATCGAGCGCGGCGGGCCCACCCTCGTCGTCTACCTGCTCGACGAGGACTCGCCCGGCGCGCGACCCCTCGGCGGAGCGAGCCGGTGGTGGCTGCACGGCAGCCTGCGATCGCTCGCCGACGACCTCGCCGCGCTCGGCGGCCGCCTGACGCTGCGGCGCGGCGCAGCGTCCGACGTCATCCCGTCGCTCGTCGCCGAGACCGGGGCCGGTGCCGTCTACTGGAACCGCCGGTACGGGGCGCTGCGCGACGTGGATGCGGCGCTCAAGGTGAGCCTGCGCGCCGACGGCCTCGTGGTCGAGAGCTTCGGGGCCTCCCTGCTGCACGAGCCCTGGAAGATCACCTCGGGCTCCGGGGATCCGTACCGGGTGTTCACGCCGTTCTGGCGCGCGTGCCTCGCCGCCGGTGATCCCCGACCGCCGCTGCCGGCCCCCGCATCCATCGACGGCCTCGCCGCCGCCGGAGACGACCTCGACGACTGGCACCTGCTGCCGACGCGCCCCGACTGGGCCGCGGGCCTGCGCGAGGCCTGGACGCCCGGCGAGGCGGGCGCGCTCGACCGGCTCGAGCGCTTCATCGACGAGGGGCTGCCGCTGTACCACCGTCGCGATGAGCCCGGTATCGAGGCGACGAGCCGACTGAGCCCGCACCTGCGGTTCGGCGAACTGAGCCCGCACCAGGTCTGGGCGCGCGTGCACGGGCCGCTCGAGCCCGCCGCGGCGGCCAACCGGGCGAAGTTCCTGAGCGAGATCGGCTGGCGCGAATTCTCGTACAGCATCCTCTTCCACCAGCCTGAGCTCGCGACCGTGAACGTGCGCCGCGACTTCGACGCGTTCCCCTGGGGCGAGCCCGACCCCGCGGAGCTCGAAGCGTGGCGACGAGGAACCACGGGCATCCCGATCGTCGACGCGGGCATGCGCCAGTTGTGGACGAGCGGCTGGATGCACAACCGCGTGCGCATGATCGTCGCCTCGCTGCTGACGAAGAACCTGCTCATCGACTGGCGCGTCGGCGAGCAGTGGTTCTGGGACACCCTCGTCGACGCCGACGAGGCGAGCAACGCGGCCAGCTGGCAGTGGGTGGCCGGGTCGGGGGCGGATGCGGCACCGTACTTCCGCGTCTTCAACCCCGTGCTGCAGGCCGAGCGCTTCGACCCCGACCGTGCCTACGTGCGGCGCTGGGTGCCCGAGGTCGACGGGCCGGAGTACCCGCGGCCGATCGTCGATCTCGCCGCCTCGCGCATCGAGGCCCTCGCAGCGTACGAGGCGGTGAAGGCCGCCAAGAGCGCGGCCAGATGA
- a CDS encoding MarR family winged helix-turn-helix transcriptional regulator: MTEKAIAVGAWEALFRAQVSVLRQLNAEFPTSEISFTEYDVLFNLSRAPERRMRIRDLIPHLLLSQPSVSRLIDRLASRGLVDKLPDATDARGTIVALRPEGYELFKRVAVVHADAIARRVGSRLDADELQQLTELCRRLRD; the protein is encoded by the coding sequence ATGACGGAGAAGGCGATCGCGGTCGGAGCCTGGGAGGCGCTGTTCCGCGCGCAGGTCTCGGTGCTGCGGCAGCTCAACGCCGAGTTCCCCACGAGCGAGATCTCGTTCACCGAGTACGACGTGCTGTTCAACCTCTCGCGCGCCCCGGAACGGCGCATGCGCATCCGCGACCTCATCCCCCACCTGCTGCTGAGCCAGCCGAGCGTCAGCCGCCTCATCGACCGCCTCGCCAGCCGCGGTCTCGTCGACAAGCTGCCCGACGCGACCGACGCACGCGGCACGATCGTCGCGCTGCGCCCCGAAGGCTACGAGCTGTTCAAGCGCGTCGCCGTCGTGCACGCCGACGCCATCGCCCGCCGGGTCGGGTCGCGGCTCGACGCCGATGAGCTGCAGCAGCTCACCGAGCTCTGCCGCCGACTGCGCGACTGA
- a CDS encoding winged helix-turn-helix domain-containing protein produces the protein MSLATLTPRSAPPAPTTAPSIAAAPAPAETAPPTAPTPAPRLRAVPEGTEARGFVLYVGLDEAKAAAAGIDLGRLVLELKRLTGELAPGAETHAAVALAPAGAGGRDVDVVRLALQDPSALARYRRTDEPPVEKAPDGVVIDISRKRVLLDGDTAALTYKEFELLQYLVLREGRTIERAELIAALWADGAEGDDDVPNERTIDVHVRRLRAKLGGYEDIVRTVRGAGYRFDRHADVSIRYASTPSPDFF, from the coding sequence ATGTCTCTCGCCACGCTGACCCCTCGCTCCGCTCCCCCCGCCCCGACCACCGCGCCCTCGATCGCCGCCGCCCCGGCGCCAGCCGAGACGGCGCCCCCGACCGCGCCGACGCCCGCCCCGCGACTGCGGGCTGTGCCCGAGGGCACCGAGGCACGCGGCTTCGTGCTCTACGTCGGCCTCGATGAGGCCAAGGCCGCGGCCGCCGGCATCGACCTCGGTCGGCTCGTGCTCGAGCTCAAGCGACTCACGGGCGAGCTCGCGCCCGGGGCCGAGACGCACGCCGCGGTCGCCCTCGCCCCCGCGGGCGCGGGCGGGCGCGACGTCGACGTCGTGCGGCTCGCGCTGCAAGACCCCTCGGCGCTGGCCCGGTATCGCCGCACCGATGAGCCGCCCGTCGAGAAGGCCCCCGACGGCGTCGTCATCGACATCTCACGCAAGCGCGTGCTGCTCGACGGCGACACCGCGGCCCTCACCTACAAGGAGTTCGAGCTGCTGCAGTACCTCGTGCTGCGGGAGGGGCGCACGATCGAGCGCGCCGAGCTCATCGCGGCTCTTTGGGCCGACGGGGCCGAGGGCGACGACGACGTGCCGAACGAGCGCACGATCGACGTGCACGTGCGCCGGTTGCGCGCCAAACTCGGGGGTTACGAGGACATCGTGCGCACGGTGCGGGGCGCGGGCTACCGCTTCGACCGGCACGCCGACGTCTCGATCCGCTACGCCTCGACGCCGAGCCCCGACTTCTTCTAG
- the upp gene encoding uracil phosphoribosyltransferase, which translates to MRVHVADHPLITHKLTVLRDQATPSATFRALTEELVTLLAYEATRHVRTHEVTIQTPVAETIGLAISEPRPLIVPILRAGLGMLEGMVKLVPSAEVGFLGMVRDHDTLEPSVYAERLPDHLEGRQCFVLDPMLATGGSLLAAIEFLFERGADDVTAVCILGAPEGLAMIEKATAGRDVTIVLGALDEKLNEKGYIVPGLGDAGDRLYGTVG; encoded by the coding sequence ATGCGAGTACACGTTGCCGACCACCCCCTGATCACCCACAAGCTCACCGTGCTGCGCGATCAGGCGACCCCTTCGGCGACGTTCCGGGCGCTCACGGAAGAGCTCGTCACGCTGCTCGCCTACGAGGCGACGCGCCACGTGCGCACGCACGAGGTCACCATCCAGACCCCGGTCGCCGAGACCATCGGGCTCGCCATCAGCGAGCCCCGGCCGCTCATCGTCCCGATCCTGCGCGCGGGCCTCGGCATGCTCGAGGGCATGGTCAAGCTCGTGCCGAGCGCCGAGGTCGGATTCCTCGGCATGGTGCGCGACCACGACACGCTCGAGCCGAGCGTCTACGCCGAGCGCCTGCCCGACCACCTCGAGGGCCGGCAGTGCTTCGTGCTCGACCCCATGCTCGCCACCGGCGGCTCGCTGCTCGCGGCGATCGAGTTCCTCTTCGAACGCGGCGCCGACGATGTCACGGCCGTCTGCATCCTGGGCGCGCCGGAGGGCCTCGCGATGATCGAGAAGGCCACCGCCGGGCGCGACGTCACGATCGTGCTCGGCGCGCTCGACGAGAAGCTCAACGAGAAGGGCTACATCGTGCCCGGCCTCGGCGACGCGGGCGACCGGCTGTACGGCACGGTCGGCTGA
- the tadA gene encoding tRNA adenosine(34) deaminase TadA: MTTVSDGDRAAMRAALDEARAALASGDVPVGAIVLDAAGTVIGRGRNEREKHHDPTAHAEVVALREAAAATGDWQLSGCALVVTLEPCVLCAGAILAARIDRVVFGAWDAKAGAAGSVVDLLRERRLPHRVAEVVGGVDEQECASLLAAFFSERR, encoded by the coding sequence ATGACGACGGTGTCCGACGGCGATCGCGCGGCCATGCGCGCCGCGCTCGACGAGGCCCGCGCCGCCCTCGCCTCGGGCGACGTGCCCGTCGGTGCGATCGTGCTCGACGCCGCTGGCACCGTCATCGGCCGGGGCCGCAACGAGCGCGAGAAGCACCACGACCCGACCGCCCACGCCGAAGTGGTCGCGCTGCGCGAGGCGGCCGCCGCGACGGGCGACTGGCAGCTGAGCGGATGCGCGCTCGTCGTCACCCTCGAACCGTGCGTGCTCTGCGCGGGCGCCATCCTCGCCGCGCGCATCGACCGCGTCGTCTTCGGGGCGTGGGATGCGAAGGCCGGAGCCGCGGGCAGTGTCGTCGACCTGCTGCGCGAGCGGCGCCTGCCCCACCGCGTGGCCGAGGTCGTCGGCGGGGTCGACGAGCAGGAGTGCGCATCCCTGCTCGCCGCGTTCTTCAGCGAGCGGCGCTGA
- a CDS encoding cation diffusion facilitator family transporter, translating to MSASGGGKAIIAALLANTGIAVTKFVAFLVSGSSAMLAESVHSVADAGNQLLLLVGGRRARKAADTEHPFGYGRARYIYAFVVAIILFSIGGVFSLYEGVSKLQDPHPLENAWLPIVVLLIAIGLESFSLRTAVRESNHVRGTQGWIQFIRRAKAPELPVVLLEDVAALLGLTFALFGVGLTILTGDSMWDAVGTIMIGVLLVLVAVVLGLETGSLLVGEGASNDDVHAIRQALDAHEGVTGVVHMKTLYLGPDELLVGAKVTFTPGIDIERGAAIINELELAVRAAVPIARVIYIEPGLATVSAAR from the coding sequence ATGAGCGCCTCCGGCGGCGGGAAGGCCATCATCGCGGCGCTGCTCGCCAACACGGGCATCGCCGTGACCAAGTTCGTCGCCTTCCTCGTCTCGGGGTCGAGCGCGATGCTCGCCGAGAGCGTGCACTCGGTGGCCGATGCCGGCAACCAGCTCCTGCTGCTGGTCGGCGGGCGGAGGGCCCGCAAGGCGGCCGACACCGAGCACCCGTTCGGCTACGGCCGCGCGCGCTACATCTACGCCTTCGTCGTGGCGATCATCCTGTTCTCGATCGGGGGCGTCTTCTCGCTGTACGAGGGCGTCAGCAAGCTGCAGGATCCGCACCCGCTCGAGAACGCGTGGCTGCCCATCGTCGTGCTGCTCATCGCGATCGGTCTCGAGTCGTTTTCGCTACGCACGGCCGTGCGCGAGTCGAACCATGTGCGCGGCACCCAGGGCTGGATCCAGTTCATCCGACGCGCCAAGGCGCCCGAGCTGCCCGTCGTGCTGCTCGAAGACGTGGCGGCGCTGCTGGGGCTGACCTTCGCCCTGTTCGGCGTCGGTCTCACGATCCTCACGGGCGACTCGATGTGGGACGCCGTGGGCACGATCATGATCGGCGTGCTGCTCGTGCTCGTCGCCGTCGTGCTGGGTCTCGAGACGGGCAGTCTGCTCGTCGGGGAGGGCGCCTCGAACGACGACGTGCACGCCATCCGCCAGGCGCTCGACGCGCACGAGGGCGTCACCGGCGTCGTGCACATGAAGACGCTCTACCTCGGGCCCGACGAGCTGCTCGTCGGCGCGAAGGTCACCTTCACCCCGGGCATCGACATCGAGCGGGGCGCCGCGATCATCAACGAGCTCGAGCTCGCCGTGCGCGCGGCCGTGCCCATCGCGCGCGTGATTTACATCGAACCCGGGCTCGCGACCGTCAGCGCCGCTCGCTGA
- the proC gene encoding pyrroline-5-carboxylate reductase, with product MSASLPAIAILGTGSMGGAILRGLRQPGVAVDALRATTRSDATAAALRAEGVEARGTEHDIEANRWAVADARLVLLGVKPAQITALLAEVAPSLHPEALVVSVAAGITTEAMQAVVPNPVVRAMPNTPALIGRGVTGISGGSRATAAHLALADDLFRTVGTVVELPEAQIDALSTISGSGPAYVFLLIEEFTRAAEAMGFEPDVARLLVQQTFHGATLLLEATGDDPAELRRRVTSPKGTTERAIAVLQDARLDELFERAARAAQERARQLAAGA from the coding sequence ATGAGCGCCTCCCTCCCCGCGATCGCGATCCTCGGCACCGGCTCGATGGGCGGCGCGATCCTGCGCGGGCTTCGGCAGCCGGGCGTCGCGGTCGACGCCCTGCGCGCGACGACGCGCTCCGACGCCACCGCGGCCGCCCTGCGCGCCGAGGGCGTCGAGGCCCGCGGCACCGAGCACGACATCGAGGCGAACCGCTGGGCGGTGGCGGATGCCCGCCTCGTGCTGCTGGGCGTGAAGCCCGCGCAGATCACGGCGCTGCTCGCCGAGGTGGCGCCGAGCCTGCACCCCGAGGCGCTCGTCGTGAGCGTGGCCGCCGGCATCACGACCGAGGCCATGCAGGCCGTCGTGCCGAACCCGGTCGTGCGCGCGATGCCCAATACGCCCGCGCTCATCGGCCGTGGCGTCACGGGGATCAGTGGCGGCTCACGGGCGACGGCCGCGCACCTCGCGCTCGCCGACGACCTCTTCCGCACCGTCGGCACCGTGGTCGAACTGCCCGAGGCGCAGATCGACGCGCTCTCGACGATCAGCGGATCAGGCCCCGCCTACGTCTTCCTGCTCATCGAGGAGTTCACCCGGGCGGCCGAGGCGATGGGCTTCGAGCCCGATGTCGCGCGCCTGCTCGTGCAGCAGACCTTCCATGGCGCGACCCTGCTGCTCGAGGCGACGGGCGATGACCCGGCCGAGCTGCGCCGCCGCGTCACGAGCCCGAAGGGCACGACCGAGCGCGCGATCGCGGTGCTGCAGGATGCGCGGCTCGACGAGCTCTTCGAACGGGCCGCGCGCGCCGCACAGGAACGCGCACGGCAACTGGCCGCCGGAGCATAG
- a CDS encoding potassium channel family protein has translation MVERIRHDAPVLVIGLGRFGAATAGQLQRLGREVLAVDEDAGLVQKWAERVTHAVQADARSLDALRQIGADEFSIAVVATGSSIESSVLITANLVDLKIPQIWSKAISQSHGKILARIGANHVIYPEAEAGERVAHLVSGRMIDFIEFDDDFVLVKMYPPKPIRGLSLTESQVRSKYKITVVGVKSPGKPFTYATEQTVVSNHDLIIVSGTEADIDRFASLDN, from the coding sequence TTGGTTGAGAGAATCCGCCACGACGCTCCCGTGCTCGTCATCGGCCTCGGGCGCTTCGGTGCTGCCACGGCCGGCCAGCTGCAGCGCCTCGGTCGCGAGGTGCTCGCCGTCGATGAAGACGCGGGGCTCGTGCAGAAGTGGGCCGAACGGGTCACGCACGCGGTGCAGGCCGACGCGCGGTCGCTGGATGCTCTGCGCCAGATCGGCGCCGACGAGTTCAGCATCGCCGTCGTCGCGACGGGCTCGTCGATCGAGTCGAGCGTGCTCATCACCGCGAACCTCGTCGACCTCAAGATTCCGCAGATCTGGTCGAAGGCCATCAGCCAGTCGCACGGCAAGATCCTCGCCCGCATCGGCGCCAACCACGTGATCTACCCCGAGGCCGAGGCCGGCGAGCGCGTCGCGCACCTCGTCTCGGGTCGCATGATCGACTTCATCGAGTTCGATGACGATTTCGTGCTCGTCAAGATGTACCCGCCGAAGCCCATCCGCGGGCTCTCGCTCACCGAGTCGCAAGTGCGCAGCAAGTACAAGATCACCGTCGTCGGGGTGAAGAGCCCCGGCAAGCCCTTCACCTACGCCACGGAGCAGACCGTGGTGTCGAACCACGACCTCATCATCGTCTCGGGCACCGAGGCCGACATCGACCGGTTCGCGTCGCTCGACAACTGA
- a CDS encoding TrkH family potassium uptake protein has translation MATSNRIRGNRRDERSSPLAQAWARLGESATASPARFAILIFTALILITTVLLTLPIARAGSGTGGTPLADAVFTAVSAICVTGLTTVDMATHWSPFGNVVIILAMQIGGIGVLTMASILGLVVARRIGLRAKLIAASDTNAARVHAGPVSESQAVRLGEIGGLLFTVAASAIVIELVITALIVPRLLLEGFDLWTAIWQGFYLALSAFTNTGFVPFTPGMERFATDPWMLSVLSIAVFLGAIGFPVIFALGRWLRTRTRLTLHARVTLWTTLILIAVGGLLIAVLEWTNPATLGAQDGPVRPMTAVFTSIMSRSGGLSTVDIGEMNGSTLLVLDMLMFVGGGSASTAGGIKVTTLAVLFFAAVAEARGVDDMEAFGRRIPNDVLRLAVSIVLWGATIVATASVLVLHITKAPLDYVLFDVISAFATCGLSTGLTSNELPDAAKYVLAATMWAGRVGTVTLAAALAASQRRQLFRRAEERPIVG, from the coding sequence ATGGCCACGAGCAACCGCATCCGCGGCAACCGTCGCGATGAGCGCAGCAGCCCGCTCGCCCAGGCGTGGGCGCGGCTGGGCGAGTCGGCTACCGCCTCGCCCGCGCGCTTCGCGATCCTCATCTTCACGGCACTCATCCTCATCACGACGGTGCTGCTGACCCTGCCGATCGCGCGCGCCGGCAGCGGCACGGGCGGCACTCCGCTCGCCGACGCGGTGTTCACCGCCGTCTCGGCCATCTGCGTGACGGGTCTCACCACGGTCGACATGGCGACGCACTGGTCGCCCTTCGGCAACGTCGTCATCATCCTGGCCATGCAGATCGGCGGCATCGGCGTGCTGACGATGGCCAGCATCCTGGGCCTCGTCGTGGCCCGGCGCATCGGACTGCGCGCCAAGCTCATCGCGGCGAGCGACACGAACGCGGCGCGCGTGCACGCCGGCCCCGTCTCCGAGTCGCAGGCCGTGCGCCTCGGAGAGATCGGCGGCCTGCTCTTCACGGTCGCCGCGAGCGCGATCGTCATCGAGCTGGTCATCACCGCGCTCATCGTGCCGCGGCTGCTGCTCGAGGGCTTCGACCTCTGGACGGCGATCTGGCAGGGCTTCTACCTCGCCCTCTCCGCCTTCACGAACACGGGCTTCGTGCCCTTCACGCCGGGCATGGAGCGCTTCGCGACCGACCCGTGGATGCTGTCGGTCCTCTCGATCGCGGTGTTCCTCGGGGCGATCGGTTTCCCGGTGATCTTCGCGCTCGGCCGCTGGCTGCGCACCCGCACGCGCCTCACCCTGCACGCCCGTGTGACGCTGTGGACGACGCTCATCCTGATCGCCGTCGGCGGGCTGCTGATCGCCGTGCTCGAGTGGACGAACCCCGCGACCCTCGGCGCGCAGGACGGCCCGGTGCGGCCGATGACCGCGGTGTTCACCTCGATCATGTCGCGGTCGGGCGGACTCTCCACGGTCGACATCGGCGAGATGAACGGCTCGACCCTGCTCGTGCTCGACATGCTGATGTTCGTGGGCGGCGGCTCCGCCTCCACCGCCGGCGGCATCAAGGTGACCACGCTCGCCGTGCTGTTCTTCGCGGCCGTCGCCGAGGCGCGCGGCGTCGACGACATGGAGGCCTTCGGGCGCCGCATCCCGAACGACGTGCTGCGCCTCGCGGTCAGCATCGTGCTGTGGGGCGCGACGATCGTCGCCACGGCCTCGGTGCTCGTGCTGCACATCACGAAGGCGCCGCTCGACTACGTGCTGTTCGACGTGATCTCCGCCTTCGCCACCTGCGGGCTGTCGACGGGGTTGACGAGCAACGAGCTGCCCGATGCGGCGAAGTACGTGCTCGCGGCCACCATGTGGGCGGGGCGCGTTGGTACAGTGACCCTCGCCGCGGCCCTCGCCGCCAGTCAGCGCCGGCAGCTGTTCCGCCGGGCAGAAGAGAGGCCCATCGTTGGTTGA
- a CDS encoding ArsR/SmtB family transcription factor encodes MADIFDVIADATRRELLQHLLDASLRGEGGTGELSVGELVERMDATQPTVSKHLKVLRDHGLVTVREEGQHRYYAVDPAPLEDVEDWIIPFLSADFDPEGGSPVFAAWSGADVAGAGSTVGRVAADASHQARSIIEGAQEKLHDVQEAVTKRLPWKNHDEAR; translated from the coding sequence ATGGCCGACATCTTCGACGTGATCGCCGACGCCACCCGTCGCGAACTGCTGCAGCACTTGCTCGACGCCTCGCTGCGGGGTGAGGGCGGAACGGGCGAGCTCAGTGTGGGCGAGCTCGTCGAGCGCATGGATGCGACGCAGCCGACCGTCTCGAAGCACCTCAAGGTGCTGCGCGACCACGGGCTCGTGACGGTGCGCGAGGAGGGGCAGCACCGCTACTACGCGGTCGACCCCGCGCCGCTCGAAGACGTCGAAGACTGGATCATCCCGTTCCTCAGCGCCGACTTCGACCCCGAGGGCGGCTCGCCGGTGTTCGCCGCGTGGTCGGGTGCCGACGTCGCCGGTGCGGGCAGCACCGTGGGCCGGGTGGCCGCCGATGCCTCGCACCAGGCACGGTCGATCATCGAGGGCGCGCAAGAGAAGCTGCACGACGTGCAGGAGGCCGTGACGAAGCGGCTGCCGTGGAAGAACCACGACGAAGCCCGCTGA
- a CDS encoding helix-turn-helix domain-containing protein: MARDLSEVRFLTVAEVADMMRVSTMTVYRMVHSGELPAIRFGRSFRIPESAVASAIETPIADVG, encoded by the coding sequence ATGGCCCGGGATCTCTCTGAGGTGCGGTTTCTCACCGTCGCCGAAGTGGCCGACATGATGCGGGTCTCAACGATGACCGTGTACCGCATGGTGCACTCCGGCGAGCTGCCCGCGATCCGTTTCGGGCGCAGCTTCCGCATCCCCGAATCTGCTGTCGCCTCGGCCATCGAGACGCCCATCGCCGACGTCGGCTAG
- a CDS encoding 30S ribosomal protein bS22: MGSVIKKRRKRMAKKKHRKLLRKTRHQRRNKK; encoded by the coding sequence ATGGGTTCTGTCATCAAGAAGCGCCGCAAGCGGATGGCCAAGAAGAAGCACCGCAAGCTGCTGCGCAAGACGCGTCACCAGCGTCGCAACAAGAAGTAG
- a CDS encoding HAD family hydrolase — MPTPVSDAGPGEHPSAPAPALAFFDVDNTLLRGASVYHLGRIAWRRGHLGWRDLSRFAWQQARFTSVGENHQHQLAVRDRALELIAGHSVAELEEIAVEAYDVYLSRLLLPAVVARAHEHRAQGHEVWLITATPEACARVIAERLGLSGAIGTRIESVDGVFTGALLGPVMHGGHKADAAALLAGDRGVQLADCWAYSDSRNDIPLLELVGHQQVVNPDAALARYAQARGWPVMHDRPAASRRLSRE; from the coding sequence ATGCCCACCCCCGTCAGCGACGCCGGCCCCGGCGAGCACCCTTCCGCGCCCGCGCCGGCGCTCGCGTTCTTCGACGTCGACAACACCCTCCTGCGCGGCGCGAGCGTGTACCACCTGGGGCGCATCGCCTGGCGGCGCGGTCACCTCGGCTGGCGCGATCTCAGCCGCTTCGCCTGGCAGCAGGCGCGGTTCACCTCGGTGGGCGAGAACCACCAGCACCAGCTCGCCGTGCGCGATCGTGCGCTCGAGCTCATCGCCGGACACTCGGTCGCCGAGCTCGAAGAGATCGCGGTCGAGGCCTACGACGTCTACCTCAGCCGGCTTCTGCTGCCCGCGGTGGTCGCGCGCGCCCACGAGCACCGGGCGCAGGGGCACGAGGTCTGGCTCATCACAGCCACACCCGAGGCGTGCGCGCGCGTCATCGCCGAACGGCTCGGACTCTCGGGCGCGATCGGCACGCGCATCGAGAGCGTCGACGGCGTGTTCACGGGCGCTCTGCTCGGGCCGGTCATGCACGGCGGGCACAAGGCCGACGCGGCCGCACTGCTGGCGGGCGATCGCGGTGTGCAGCTCGCCGACTGCTGGGCGTACAGCGACTCGCGCAACGACATCCCGCTGCTCGAGCTCGTCGGCCACCAGCAGGTCGTCAACCCCGACGCCGCGCTGGCCCGCTACGCGCAGGCGCGCGGCTGGCCGGTCATGCACGACCGGCCGGCAGCATCCCGCCGCTTGTCCCGCGAATGA
- a CDS encoding glutaredoxin family protein, with protein MPSVTVTLIGKPGCHLCDDARAVVDEVLQGREGVALVERSILDDAELHDRYWDEIPVVLIDDAVHTIYRVDAERLRAALAERGH; from the coding sequence GTGCCCTCTGTGACCGTGACCCTCATCGGCAAGCCCGGCTGCCACCTGTGCGACGACGCGCGCGCGGTCGTCGACGAGGTGCTGCAGGGCCGCGAGGGCGTCGCGCTCGTCGAGCGCTCGATCCTCGACGACGCCGAGCTGCACGATCGCTACTGGGACGAGATTCCCGTCGTGCTCATCGACGACGCCGTGCACACCATCTATCGAGTGGATGCCGAGCGCCTGCGGGCGGCGCTCGCCGAGAGGGGGCACTGA
- a CDS encoding SOS response-associated peptidase, which translates to MCGRYANTKSGEELGQYFEADEVDEVAMPPSWNIAPTQQVPVVVDRVPKDDPDGMPSRLVTAARWSLVPRWATELASKYPTFNARSETVHEKSTFKNALVRSRAILPADGYYEWHTVGATKTPHYITDPEAGELAFAGLYSWWRAPFPEGGTPTPWVLTATMLTRPAHGPAASIHDRAPVMLPREVWDEWLDPTVEGDQDLVEMVVHESEQVLERLDLHPVAPLKGDGPQLIEPIDA; encoded by the coding sequence ATGTGCGGTCGCTATGCCAACACCAAGAGCGGTGAAGAGCTCGGGCAGTACTTCGAGGCCGATGAGGTCGACGAGGTCGCGATGCCCCCGAGCTGGAACATCGCGCCGACGCAGCAGGTGCCGGTCGTCGTCGACCGCGTGCCGAAAGATGACCCCGACGGGATGCCCTCGCGCCTGGTGACCGCGGCGCGCTGGTCGCTCGTGCCGCGGTGGGCGACCGAGCTCGCCTCGAAGTACCCCACGTTCAACGCGCGCAGCGAGACCGTGCACGAGAAGAGCACGTTCAAGAACGCGCTCGTGCGCTCGCGGGCCATCCTCCCCGCCGACGGCTACTACGAGTGGCACACCGTGGGCGCGACCAAGACGCCGCACTACATCACCGACCCCGAGGCGGGAGAGCTCGCCTTCGCGGGCCTCTACTCGTGGTGGCGGGCACCGTTCCCCGAGGGCGGCACGCCGACGCCGTGGGTGCTGACCGCGACGATGCTGACCCGTCCGGCGCACGGACCGGCGGCGAGCATCCACGACCGTGCCCCCGTCATGCTGCCGCGCGAGGTGTGGGACGAATGGCTCGACCCCACTGTGGAGGGCGATCAGGATCTCGTGGAGATGGTCGTGCACGAGAGCGAGCAGGTTCTCGAGAGGCTCGACCTGCACCCCGTTGCGCCGCTGAAGGGCGACGGCCCTCAGCTCATCGAGCCGATCGACGCCTAG